The Bernardetia sp. sequence AAAACAAACGACTGAGATAAGAATATTCATGATGTAGATTTTCGGAGAGATACTCAGAAAAATTAATTTGTAAAGGTTTCTCCTCGTAATGAATTTGATGGATAATGGCTGTCTTGATAGCACTAATCAGACTTTTTTTGTCCGATTCAATGAGTTTTAGTCCTGTTTTTTGTAGTTTTTCATTCAATAACTGTTTTTGGGCAGCAGAAATAGTATTTTCTTTCGGAAGATGAATCTTTCCTAGCTCTACTTTTTCAATCTCAATCTCTAATACTCTACACGCCTCCTCAACTGCTAAAACACAACGCTGGCAAACCATGTTTTCTATATGTAGTAGATGTTTATTCATTGTTTTGGTATCTAAATTATATTAATACAAGGCAGATAGACTATCAAAATAAGAAACTAAGAGTTTTCTTTCAGTAGCAGATAATTTGCTTTCTTTATGTATAAAACTATAAGAAACTAAAGGCATTTGGTCTCTTTCAACTTGTCCTATAATGGCGTTTAATTTGTTTCGCTTTTTTCGGTCAGAATACGTATCAAATTCATCAAAATTGAGTTCTGACTTTCCTTTTTTTATATGATTTTCTAAAAAATAACGTATAGGTTGTAACCTATTATACCACGGATATTCTGTGTAGTTACTATGACAATCGTTACAAGAATTTTTGAGTAAATTTTGTACTTGTAAGGAAGGAGAATAGAGTTTCACAAAAACTGTTGGGGTGTTTTCTTTTCTGTCTTTATTGATAGAAGTAGGAATAAACTGTATTCCCACTCCTATCATTAACAAAACAAGAATGATTTTATATTTTAATGTCATTTTGCTTTGAGGTTAAATTATTACTTGACAGCAATTTCTTCTTTTACACTTCCACAAGTAAGCATTTTGCTACCAAAATAAGGATTTTTGATGTCGCTAGATGCACTAAGCCACATCGCACCTTTGTTATTGTCGTACATCGGACAAAACTCTGCGTACAATGTTCGGTCTGTTCCCAACATTTCTACCAAATCTTTTACGTCTTTACTCAAAAGTGCCAAATGCTCACGCTGATGCACTATATTTCCTTTATTTTCAGAAATATGCTTGGCATGTTCGGTTGCACTTTCTACAATCTCGTTGGCAGTTTTACTTTTGTCTGCTTCCAAACCAGAAACATCTACACTTGCAAAAGCTGTTGCCAATGTACTGCCTTCTGTAGCAGCCTTCTCATCATTTTCTTCTACGAGAGCATTTTTTAGAGCAAGGTAACTATCTAAAATGGCTGTCATGGCTTGGCTTTCTGCCACTTGTTCGGCATTGGTCTTGGTAGCCATATCGCTATGATCCATCTCTTCGTGATTCATTCTCTCATGGTTCATTTCCATTGAGGTTTCTGTTTTTGCTTCTTCTTTTTTCTCTGTGTTATTGCAAGAGTAAGTAAAAAAAGATGCTCCGATGAATAAATACATTAACTTTTTCATTTAAATTTGAAATTAGGGTTATTAAAATAATTGATACAAAAGATTGCTCTTTGGGCGTATGATTTATTTAATTTCTAAACTTACTTCGCCACAAGTAAGCATAGCTTTACCGAAATAAGGATTTTTGATGTTTTTTTCTTGACTAAGCCAGTTTGCGCCTTTATTATTGTCTGCCATCGGGCAAAACTGAACATAAATTACATTTTCCAAAGGCTCAAAAGATTTAGACATCGCTACCATAGCTTCAGAAATACCTTGGAATTTTTGTCTTGCTTTCTCAATATTTTCAAGGTGTGTAAAATGTTCCAACTGATTATTTATGTTGGAATAATACGCCATATAAAGCGTATGCGATTCTCCTTTAAAAACTGACATATCAATATTTTTTAAAGCCATTTTTAATTTTTCCGAACTACTTTTTGCTGTCTTCAAATCGTCTTTAACGAGAGCATTTTTGAGTTCGAAATACGCTGCATAGAGAGGTTGTAGAGAATTTTTGGCAGCCTTGCCAATATTTATTTTCTTGACAGGGTTTTCTACTTTTTCAGTAGCATTGTGGTCGTGAGTATTCATTTCCTCCGTTTCCATACCGTTCATCATACTTGGTTTTCCTGCCAGTTGGGCTGCAGCATCAATACTAAACGTACCATTGACGGCTATTTCTTCGCCTTCTTTTAAGCCTTCTTCTACGATATAACTCTCACCCAAAGACAAACCTAGTTTTACTTCTCGCATCACAAAGTCAATTCCCTTTTCAGAAGTTTCTCGTACATACACCACCGAGCGTTTGCCTGTCCACATCACAGAAGTTTTGGGAATAACAATTTCTTCTGTGTTCTTTTTTGTGTATAAAGTTGCTTTTACTTCTCCAGAAACAAACATTTCTGGTTTGAGCAAAAGATTTGGATTGGATTCTACTACTCTTGCTTTGGCTACTCTTGTTTTTGGGTCAATGAAAGGGTCAATAAATGAAATTGTGCCTTCAAACTCACGACTTGGTAGCGATGCCACGCTATATTTTACTTTGTCGCCTTTTTTTATCCACGCCAATTCAGATTCATAGACATCAAAAAGCACCCACACTTGGGAGAGACTAGCCACTTTATACATTCCTTCTCCCTGCCTAACGTAATCTCCTAAGTTTACCATTTTTTCAATCACATATCCCGAAACATCAGCTAAAATAGGGAACTCTTCTATCGTTTTTCCACTTTCTAAAAGCTGATTGATTTGGCTCTCGGTAAGTTTCCAAGTTTTTAGTTTTTCTTTTGCTGCTTGAAAAAGTTGGGGCTGTGTATCTTTTATTTTTTGAGCTTCGAAAAGTTCTTGCTGTGCTGTCAGAAGTTTCGGAGAATAAATATAAGCTATGGGTGTTCCTTTTCGGATGTACTCTCCTGTAAAATTGACGTTTAGTTTTTCAACTCTGCCCTCAATATGTGTTGATTGCGTAAATATTTTTCTCTCATCGGGTTGTATTTTTCCATTAAGAGAAATCGTTTTGATAGCCTCCGAATTTCCTACTTTTGCTGTCTGAATATCAGCCAGTTGAATTGCCGTAGGCGACATACGAACTGCCATCGGATTGCCTTGCTCATCTTCATTTTTTAAAGGAATCAAGTCCATTCCACAAATCGGACAATCGCCAGCTTCAGGTTGCCTAATCTGTGGGTGCATCGAACACGTCCAGATTTGATTTTCCGAACTTGCTTTTTTATCAGAAGTCTCCTCATTAGAAGATGATGATGAATGAATAAAATATCCTATCACTCCACCTACCAAAAGCAGTAGTATATATATGATAATTTGTTTTTTCATAATTGTAATTTTATCGTTTATGTGTCAGATAATTCAGTTCTGCTATGGCTGTTTGATAGTTTTTTTGTGCTATAATGATTTTCTTTTGATACATCAACAACTCTTTTTGCATACGCAACACTTCCTCAAAATCTGTCCCTATGTTGGTATAGGCAGCATAAAGCAATTTGATAATGTGTTCGGTGTCTGTTTTTTGTGCTTGGTAGAGCGTGATGAGTTCTTGTTGGCGTTGGAGTTGAAACCAAATTTTATCGTAAGTCGTCAGTAATTGATTGGTTTTGTTTTCTTTTTGGAATTGTATCATTTCCTGTTCTAGCTGTGCCTTACGTTGTGCTGCTTTATATTTTTTTCTATAAATTGGCAAACTCATACTTATCATTGGCATAACGGCATCTTTTCCATTATCCATAACTTCCATATCTGTTCGTTTGGCTGTCGCAACATAAGCAACGCCAACTCCTAACTTAGGCAAACCTTCTTTTTGGGCGAGTTCTTCCTTAGCTTGGCTACTTTGCAATTTATATTCTAAGGCTTCCAACACAGGATTATTGACTAGTAAAGAATCTTTTTGAAGTGCTATATCTGTAAAAGAATATATTTTTTGAAATACAGTAGAATCAAGTGCAATCCCTGTTTTTTTCAATGAATCTGCATCAATATTGAGTAGTTGGACAAATTTTGAACGTAAAGGCATTTCTTTTTTTTCTAAAATATTGAGTGAAGTAGTAGCTTCTTTGAGCATCAATTCCACTCGCAAAACATCAACCATACTACCCTGTGCATTCTCAAATTTGATGGTGGCTACGTTTTTATAAGAATCCAAAATATTGATATTTTGCCTTTCTATTTCTCGTAATTTTTGTATTTCATACAAATCAAAATAGGCTACCGAAACTTCGTAATAAAGTTGATTTTTAGCATCTAAAAATTTTTGATAGATAGCTTCTGCTTCCAATGCAGCTACATTCCGACGAGCCGATAGCGTTCCAAACCATGGAAACATTTGTGAGAGTTCGGCTCTAAACTGTTGCGCTCCTACACGAGTTTCAATAGGAGAAAGAAAATATCCTAGTGATAAATTTGGGTCTGGCAAAGCATTTACTTGTGTTGTTTTTTGCAAAGCCATTTCAAAAGCCTTATAATCAGCTTTTAATTTTGGATTATTTTCGGCAGCTACTACAAAATAATCTTCCAAAGTTTGCGCTTGTGAAAGGAAAGTTATGTTTGTAAATAATAACCAAAGGAAAAATATTTTTTTCATAAAATAATGTTTTGTATTTATTAGAATAAAGACTTGACTTTGACCTATGTATTATTTTTCATTTCATCATTACTGGTGTCCTCACGAACAATATCACTACGCCTTTTCAATCTCCATTCTTCTCGCCAACAGTAAAGCGTCGGAACAATAAAATAAGTAATTACAGCAACGAGCATTCCCCCAAACGAAGGAATTGCCATCGGAATCATAATATCAGAACCTCGCCCTGTGGAAGTCAAGATGGGAAGGAGTGCAATAATGGTGGTGGCAGAAGTCATAACAGCAGGTTTTATTCTGCGTTGCCCTGCCTCTACGACAGCCTCTCGAATTCCTTTTTTTGTATTGGTTGGATTTCTTTCAAAACTTTGGTCTAAATATGTTCCCATCAGCACACCGTCGTCTGTTGCAATGCCAAAAAGAGCGATAAAACCCACCCAAACAGCTACACTAAGATTGATAGTTTTCATCTGAAAAAGAGTACGCATATTGGTATCAAAAATTTCAAAATCCATAAACCAATCTTGTCCGTAGAGCCAAATCAAGACAAAACCACCACTAAATGCCATCGCAATTCCTGTAAAAACCATAAGCGAAGTCGTAACCGAACGAAATTGGAAATAGAGAATTAGAAAAACAATCCCCAATACCAACGGAACAATAATAGAAAGGCGTTTTTCGGCTCGTACTTGATTTTCATAGCTTCCAGAAAACTTATAACTCACACCAGCAGGAACGACAAGCGAACCCTCTTGAATAGCTGCAGAAATAGCATTTTGAGCATCATTGACTACGCTTACTTCCGAATAACCTTCTTTTTTATCGAAGAGAACATATCCTACCAGAAAAGTTTCTTCACTTTTGATAGCTTGAGGTCCCTGCAAATATTCAATGTTTAGGAGTTGAGAAAGAGGAACCTGTGTTCCCATAGGCGTAGCCATCAATATTTTTTTCAATGCTTCTGGGTCGTCTCTAAGCTCACGAGGATAGCGCACACGCACAGGAAAACGCTCACGCCCTTCCACCGTAGAAGTAATCATCATTCCTCCGATAGCCGTTTGGATAGTTTGTTGCACATCTTCGATATTGAGACCATATCTTGCGATTTGTTCACGATTAATAGAAAGGTGTAGATACGGTTTTCCTACAATACGGTCTGCAAAAACAGCTTCTGATTTTACAGAAACTACCTTTTTTAAAATATCTTCTAGTTTCAATCCAAAATCTTGAATGGTTTGAAGGTCTGCCCCATAGACTTTTATTCCCATTGGCGCACGCATTCCTGTTTGTAACATCACTAAACGAGTTTCGATAGGTTGTAATTTTGGTGCAGAGGTAAGTCCAGGAATTTTAGTAACTTTTATGATTTCGTTCCAAATATCGTCTGGAGAAGAAATATGCGCTCTCCAATTTCGGAAATACTTACCGTTTGGGTCTGGAATAAGTGTGGAGGTAAAGATGTTTTTTTGTAGTGCTTCTCTGTTGGTTAGTGTGTCTTTTGTTGTAGTAATGAAAAATACAGAATCGTCTTTTTGGATAAATTTGAAGCGTTCTCTACGTCCTTTTTTATCTAAAACATACTCCGATTTGTAATTGATAATATTCTCATACATCGAAATTGGAGCAGGGTCTAGGGCTGTTTCGGCTCTTCCTGCTTTTCCTACTGTCAAATCTACTTCTGGAATATTTGTCAGCATCATATCTAGTTGTGCGATGACTTTTTTGTTGTAGGCTACCCCAGAATGTGGCATCGTGGTAGGCATCAGAAGAAAACTTCCCTCATCTAAAGAAGGCATAAATTCTTTTTCAATTCCTAAAAAAGTATGATGAAGCGATGACCAAACTGAAGTAGTTTGGATAGAAACTCCTATTTTTTCAAATCCTTTTTCTACAAAGCCAAAAACAGTAGAAAACCCTAGCCAAATAGTAATGCCCAACAAAATCAAAAAAGAAGGAATAACTAAAAAAACGCCTTTATTCTCCAAACACCAACTCAAAATAGGCGTGTAAAAATATTCTAATAATACAAACCCTCCCAAAATAAGTAGCAGTAGCAATGCCACAAACCAAAAATTACTTACAAAACTTGCCAAAGCACCTAAAGGCAGCCAATAATCAGCCAAAAGCCATGTAATGCCTATCACAACCACAATAAGCTGGAACTTTTCGAATAGAAAACGAAGTATATTTTTAGCTCTATCAAGAAAGAAAGTATTTTGAGTAGTTGTATCTTCAAAAAAATGAGGCTGCTTCCTCTTTACCCAACTTTGTAATAAGGCAAATAGTCCAAAACAAATCAGCATCGTAGCAGACCACCAAAAACCGTAAAACAAAGCCACAATTCCCAACACTACCAACACGCTATTTCCAATAAACGACTGCTTTCCGTTTTTGAAACGAATCCCAAAAAAGTAGTAGGCTAATGTAGGCAAAATGAGTAGTGAAACCACCATTGCAGCGAGTAAAGCAAAGGTTTTGGTAAAGGCAAGAGGCGTAAAGAGTTTGCCTTCGGCAGCTTCCATCGTAAAGACAGGAATAAAGCTCACTATCGTCGTTGAAACGGCTGCCACAATCGCACTTGCTACCTCTTCTGCACCTTTTGAAACGGTCTCTATGAGAGGTTGATTAGGAGGAGCTTCGTCGGCGTGTTTGATAATATTTTCAGACAAAATCACACCCAAATCTACCATTGTTCCAATCGCAATCGCAATTCCAGAGAGCGCAACAATATTTGCATCTACACCAAAATAACGCATCATAATAAAAATCATTAAGACAGCAATCGGCAGCAGACTAGAAATAAGTAACGAAGCTCTAAGATTATAGACCATCACAATTACGACAACCATTGAAATCAGAATTTCTAAAAGCAGAGCCTCTTCAAGCGTACCAAGAGTTTCATAAATAAGCGTAGAACGGTCGTAGAAAGGGACAATCGTAAGTTTGCTTTTCGTGCCGTTGGCTAATGTTTTGGAGGGCAGTCCAGAAGAAATTTCGTTTATTTTCTCCTTGAGATTATTGATAACTTCTAAAGGATTTGCACCGTAACGAGCCACTACCACACCTCCAACTACTTCTGCACCATCTTTATCCAACAAACCACGGCGAGTAGCAGCCCCTAAACTGACAACAGCAATATCTTTTATTCGAATTGGTACATTTTCTTGTACAGCCACTACGGCACTTTCTATATCTTCAGTTGATTTTATATAGCCTAATCCACGTACTAAATATTCTGCTTGATTGATTTCAATGGTTTTTGCTCCTACATCTCTATTTGACTTTTGAACGGCTTGCATTACTTTATGAAGTGGAACATTATATGCTTTGAGTGCATCTGGATTCACATCAATTTGATATTCTTGAACAAAACCACCGATAGAAGCAACTTCTGAAACACCTTTTACGGCATTGAGACCATATTTTACATAAAAATCTTGTACGCTCCTAATCTCATGCAAATCCCATCCACCTGTTGGATTTCCATTTTTATCTCTTCCCTCTAATGTGTACCAATAGACTTGTCCCAAAGCTGTGGCATCGGGTCCTAAAGCTGGCTGAACTCCTTCTGGCAATAGACCAATAGGCAACGAACTCAATTTTTCCAAAATACGAGAGCGAGACCAATAAAACTCTGTATCTTCATCAAAAATGACATAAATACTAGAAAAACCAAAAATAGAGGAACTTCTAATAGACTTTACACCAGAAATACCTAATAAATAGGTCGTAAGAGGATATGAAATTTGGTCTTCGATATCTTGAGGAGAACGTCCTGCCCAGCGAGTAAAAACGATTTGTTGATTTTCTCCAATATCTGGAATGGCATCGACAGGGACAGGGTCGGAGGGCAGGTTGCCTGCCTTCCAACCAAAGGGTGCAGTAACGACTCCCCAACCCACAAAAGCCAGCAGCAAAAGCAGCGTAACTAATCTATTACGCAAAAAATAATTGATGATAGAAGAAAGCATGAGAAAGTCTATTTTTTTGATGAACTCAATATTTTATAGTATTACTACACTAAAAACATCAACAGAAGTAAAATACACTTCTAAATTTCTTTAAGTTGAAAGGTAGTATATACTTCTGAGCTTGTATAGAGATTTTATACAAACTAGAAGGTATATGCCACTTTTGAAAAATAAGAAGAGTATCAAAAGAAATAGAAATTCCTTATATGAGAAAGCACTGAAACAAGATTAAAATATCTTTCTTGAGTAAGGGAGGGGAAGGAGTTAAATAACTAAATGAAAGGTCAAAATATGAAAAAAGCCAACCAAAAAATGTTTTGACAAAAGTAGTTACAAAAAAAACTTGAAACGAACTGTAATCAGTTGAGGTTGAAAGTTCTGATGAACTATTGTAATCGTCTGTTATCTCAAAGGTTTGAGAATGATTTTGACAACAAGGAGAGTTTTTCAACTTATCTTTTGGTGAGTGAAAGTTATTTTGACAAAGAGTAGTTTTATTTGTCATATTCATTCCACAATCAACTGTATTTCCTTTAAAAACAAGCGCACTCTCTACAGCTTGTCCATTACAAAAGTGTGTAGTAATGGCAATGGGTAAATGTGTTGTTAGAAAAATGAATGCCAATAAAATGGCGAATAACTTTTTCACTAATAGTAATAATGAAATGTAGTCTATAAATAGATTAAAAAAGATAATTTTTCAATTTGAAAAATTACTCCTTTGTAAAGATACTATTTTTTTCTGAAAAAATAGTATCAAGGATTAATTCCTTAAGTCTGTTTTCTAAATTGACTGAGTAGGAGAATCTTTTTTATAAAAAAGTTATAGTGCCTTTCCTTTTAATTCAAAAGCATAACCTACATGTAAATAGCCCTGATACTATTTTAGTATATTGATTAATCAATTTTACTTGCTCTAAGCCTTAAAGCATTTACAATCACTGAAACTGAACTAAAGCTCATAGCCAAAGCAGCAATCATAGGAGATAGTAAAATACCAAAAAATGGAAATAAGATACCTGCTGCTATAGGTACACCTAAAGTATTATAAACAAGGGCAAAGAAAAGATTTTGTTTGATGTTCTTCATAACGGCATCTCCTAAATTTTTAGCTTTTACAATACCTTGTAAATCTCCTTTCACTAAAGTTATCATAGCACTTTCTATGGCTACATCTGTTCCTGTTCCCATAGCAATTCCTACTTCACTTTTTGCTAATGCAGGTGCATCGTTTATACCATCACCAGCCATTGCTACTACTTTTCCTTCATTTTGTAGTTTTTCTACCTCTTTAAGTTTATCTTCTGGCAACATAGAGGCTTTAAAGCCTGCCAAATCCAGCTCTGAGGCAACTGCTTGAGCTGTGTCATGATTATCTCCTGTGAGCATGATTACATCAATACCCTTATTTTGTAGCTCTTTTATAGCTTTAGCACTCGTTTCTTTTATCTTATCACCAATCACGACATAACCTACTATGTTTTCGTCAATGGATAAATAAGAAACTGTTTTACCTCGTTGTTGATACTTTTGTGCTTCTTCTTTCATTTTTGAGTCAATTTTAGCATTAACATATTCCATCATTTTAGGGTTACCTAATGCTACTTTTTTACTATCGATTTCTGCTTCTACACCCTTTCCTGTTATAGCACTAAAATTATTTGATTTTAATATTTTAGCTTGATATTCTTTTCCGTATTTTACAGTAGCTTCTGCTAATGGGTGTTCACTATTATTATTCAATGAAACAATGTAATTCAATACTTCATTCTCTTCAAACATATTTCCAAAACTACCTATTTTCTCAACAGTTGGTTTACCTTCGGTTATTGTTCCTGTTTTATCTACAATCAACGTAGAGACTTTATTCATTTTTTCTAAGGCTTCTGCACTCTTAATCAAAACTCCATTTTGCGCTCCCTTTCCTACACCTACCATTACTGACATAGGTGTTGCCAAACCTAAAGCACAAGGACAAGCAATAATCAGAACAGCAATGGCATTAACTAAAGCATAGACATAAGCAGGTTCTGGTCCCCAAATAGCCCAAACAGCAAACGTAATAATAGAGATAATCACTACCACAGGAACAAAGTATGCAGACACCTTGTCAGCAAGATTCTGAATAGGCGCACGACTTCTACTAGCATCATTTACCATGTGGATAATTTGAGAAAGTAAGGTTTCGCTTCCTACTTTTTCAGCTTTCATCAAAAAAGACTGATTA is a genomic window containing:
- a CDS encoding efflux RND transporter periplasmic adaptor subunit, giving the protein MKKQIIIYILLLLVGGVIGYFIHSSSSSNEETSDKKASSENQIWTCSMHPQIRQPEAGDCPICGMDLIPLKNEDEQGNPMAVRMSPTAIQLADIQTAKVGNSEAIKTISLNGKIQPDERKIFTQSTHIEGRVEKLNVNFTGEYIRKGTPIAYIYSPKLLTAQQELFEAQKIKDTQPQLFQAAKEKLKTWKLTESQINQLLESGKTIEEFPILADVSGYVIEKMVNLGDYVRQGEGMYKVASLSQVWVLFDVYESELAWIKKGDKVKYSVASLPSREFEGTISFIDPFIDPKTRVAKARVVESNPNLLLKPEMFVSGEVKATLYTKKNTEEIVIPKTSVMWTGKRSVVYVRETSEKGIDFVMREVKLGLSLGESYIVEEGLKEGEEIAVNGTFSIDAAAQLAGKPSMMNGMETEEMNTHDHNATEKVENPVKKINIGKAAKNSLQPLYAAYFELKNALVKDDLKTAKSSSEKLKMALKNIDMSVFKGESHTLYMAYYSNINNQLEHFTHLENIEKARQKFQGISEAMVAMSKSFEPLENVIYVQFCPMADNNKGANWLSQEKNIKNPYFGKAMLTCGEVSLEIK
- a CDS encoding efflux RND transporter permease subunit, whose translation is MLSSIINYFLRNRLVTLLLLLAFVGWGVVTAPFGWKAGNLPSDPVPVDAIPDIGENQQIVFTRWAGRSPQDIEDQISYPLTTYLLGISGVKSIRSSSIFGFSSIYVIFDEDTEFYWSRSRILEKLSSLPIGLLPEGVQPALGPDATALGQVYWYTLEGRDKNGNPTGGWDLHEIRSVQDFYVKYGLNAVKGVSEVASIGGFVQEYQIDVNPDALKAYNVPLHKVMQAVQKSNRDVGAKTIEINQAEYLVRGLGYIKSTEDIESAVVAVQENVPIRIKDIAVVSLGAATRRGLLDKDGAEVVGGVVVARYGANPLEVINNLKEKINEISSGLPSKTLANGTKSKLTIVPFYDRSTLIYETLGTLEEALLLEILISMVVVIVMVYNLRASLLISSLLPIAVLMIFIMMRYFGVDANIVALSGIAIAIGTMVDLGVILSENIIKHADEAPPNQPLIETVSKGAEEVASAIVAAVSTTIVSFIPVFTMEAAEGKLFTPLAFTKTFALLAAMVVSLLILPTLAYYFFGIRFKNGKQSFIGNSVLVVLGIVALFYGFWWSATMLICFGLFALLQSWVKRKQPHFFEDTTTQNTFFLDRAKNILRFLFEKFQLIVVVIGITWLLADYWLPLGALASFVSNFWFVALLLLLILGGFVLLEYFYTPILSWCLENKGVFLVIPSFLILLGITIWLGFSTVFGFVEKGFEKIGVSIQTTSVWSSLHHTFLGIEKEFMPSLDEGSFLLMPTTMPHSGVAYNKKVIAQLDMMLTNIPEVDLTVGKAGRAETALDPAPISMYENIINYKSEYVLDKKGRRERFKFIQKDDSVFFITTTKDTLTNREALQKNIFTSTLIPDPNGKYFRNWRAHISSPDDIWNEIIKVTKIPGLTSAPKLQPIETRLVMLQTGMRAPMGIKVYGADLQTIQDFGLKLEDILKKVVSVKSEAVFADRIVGKPYLHLSINREQIARYGLNIEDVQQTIQTAIGGMMITSTVEGRERFPVRVRYPRELRDDPEALKKILMATPMGTQVPLSQLLNIEYLQGPQAIKSEETFLVGYVLFDKKEGYSEVSVVNDAQNAISAAIQEGSLVVPAGVSYKFSGSYENQVRAEKRLSIIVPLVLGIVFLILYFQFRSVTTSLMVFTGIAMAFSGGFVLIWLYGQDWFMDFEIFDTNMRTLFQMKTINLSVAVWVGFIALFGIATDDGVLMGTYLDQSFERNPTNTKKGIREAVVEAGQRRIKPAVMTSATTIIALLPILTSTGRGSDIMIPMAIPSFGGMLVAVITYFIVPTLYCWREEWRLKRRSDIVREDTSNDEMKNNT
- a CDS encoding HYC_CC_PP family protein, translating into MKKLFAILLAFIFLTTHLPIAITTHFCNGQAVESALVFKGNTVDCGMNMTNKTTLCQNNFHSPKDKLKNSPCCQNHSQTFEITDDYNSSSELSTSTDYSSFQVFFVTTFVKTFFGWLFSYFDLSFSYLTPSPPLLKKDILILFQCFLI
- a CDS encoding helix-turn-helix transcriptional regulator, which codes for MNKHLLHIENMVCQRCVLAVEEACRVLEIEIEKVELGKIHLPKENTISAAQKQLLNEKLQKTGLKLIESDKKSLISAIKTAIIHQIHYEEKPLQINFSEYLSENLHHEYSYLSRLFSTFENTTIEKYIALQKIERAKELLSLKKYRISEIAHQLHYKSTSHFSTQFKDMTGQTPSQYKKNPIQGRKMLDLLKKSQDYEIK
- a CDS encoding heme-binding domain-containing protein, which codes for MTLKYKIILVLLMIGVGIQFIPTSINKDRKENTPTVFVKLYSPSLQVQNLLKNSCNDCHSNYTEYPWYNRLQPIRYFLENHIKKGKSELNFDEFDTYSDRKKRNKLNAIIGQVERDQMPLVSYSFIHKESKLSATERKLLVSYFDSLSALY
- a CDS encoding DUF3347 domain-containing protein, whose amino-acid sequence is MKKLMYLFIGASFFTYSCNNTEKKEEAKTETSMEMNHERMNHEEMDHSDMATKTNAEQVAESQAMTAILDSYLALKNALVEENDEKAATEGSTLATAFASVDVSGLEADKSKTANEIVESATEHAKHISENKGNIVHQREHLALLSKDVKDLVEMLGTDRTLYAEFCPMYDNNKGAMWLSASSDIKNPYFGSKMLTCGSVKEEIAVK
- a CDS encoding TolC family protein; the encoded protein is MKKIFFLWLLFTNITFLSQAQTLEDYFVVAAENNPKLKADYKAFEMALQKTTQVNALPDPNLSLGYFLSPIETRVGAQQFRAELSQMFPWFGTLSARRNVAALEAEAIYQKFLDAKNQLYYEVSVAYFDLYEIQKLREIERQNINILDSYKNVATIKFENAQGSMVDVLRVELMLKEATTSLNILEKKEMPLRSKFVQLLNIDADSLKKTGIALDSTVFQKIYSFTDIALQKDSLLVNNPVLEALEYKLQSSQAKEELAQKEGLPKLGVGVAYVATAKRTDMEVMDNGKDAVMPMISMSLPIYRKKYKAAQRKAQLEQEMIQFQKENKTNQLLTTYDKIWFQLQRQQELITLYQAQKTDTEHIIKLLYAAYTNIGTDFEEVLRMQKELLMYQKKIIIAQKNYQTAIAELNYLTHKR